From bacterium, the proteins below share one genomic window:
- a CDS encoding cytochrome c family protein, with the protein MSQIFHRSTNTISKFSVFGFLFIIGGLAWVGAEINRSPYITQAEVVREQPIQFSHAHHVGGIGIDCRYCHTAVEKSNFAGIPPTRTCMNCHSQIFADSPYLEPVRSSFRTDKSLVWTRVNDLPDFVYFNHSIHVNKGIGCDTCHGAVDKMPLMWQHASLQMEWCLNCHRQPERYLRPQSEVYNMSYRPPANQLALGRELRKQYNIPSARMLTDCSTCHR; encoded by the coding sequence ATGTCGCAAATCTTCCACCGCAGCACGAATACTATCTCGAAATTCTCCGTTTTTGGCTTCCTTTTCATCATCGGCGGTCTGGCCTGGGTAGGCGCTGAAATCAATCGCTCCCCGTACATCACGCAGGCGGAAGTCGTGCGCGAACAACCGATCCAATTCAGCCATGCCCATCACGTCGGTGGGATTGGAATCGACTGCCGTTACTGCCACACTGCCGTAGAGAAATCGAACTTTGCAGGAATTCCACCGACCCGGACCTGCATGAATTGTCATTCACAGATCTTTGCCGACAGCCCGTATCTGGAACCTGTCCGTTCCAGTTTTCGCACCGACAAATCTCTTGTGTGGACCCGCGTAAATGACCTACCCGATTTTGTTTATTTCAATCACAGCATTCATGTGAATAAAGGAATCGGGTGCGACACCTGTCACGGCGCTGTAGATAAGATGCCATTGATGTGGCAGCATGCCTCGCTGCAAATGGAATGGTGTCTGAATTGTCACAGACAACCTGAACGCTATCTGCGCCCGCAGTCGGAGGTTTACAACATGAGTTATAGACCGCCGGCAAATCAGCTCGCGTTGGGCCGCGAACTGAGGAAACAATACAACATTCCCAGCGCCAGAATGTTAACCGACTGTTCAACGTGTCACCGATGA
- a CDS encoding PIN domain-containing protein, producing MGSVLLDTGFLVALLDRSEKNHAQSALFFENFSGSLLSTEPVLTEAIYLCSGSPNGPRLCIEFFLKRAATLVPQSPQSLSRSAFLMEKYRDVPMDFADATLVVLAEETGIDEILTLDLKGFQTYRISGKKPFKILPPR from the coding sequence GTGGGTAGCGTTCTTCTGGACACCGGTTTTCTGGTCGCATTGCTCGACCGAAGTGAAAAGAACCATGCTCAGTCGGCTCTGTTCTTCGAAAATTTTAGTGGAAGCTTACTTTCAACTGAACCGGTGCTTACCGAGGCAATTTACTTATGCAGTGGCTCGCCGAATGGACCAAGACTATGCATCGAGTTTTTTCTGAAACGCGCGGCAACACTCGTCCCTCAATCCCCTCAAAGTCTTTCCCGTTCCGCGTTCCTGATGGAGAAGTATCGCGATGTTCCCATGGATTTCGCCGATGCGACACTTGTTGTTTTAGCAGAGGAAACTGGAATTGATGAAATCCTGACTTTGGATCTGAAGGGATTTCAAACTTATCGAATCTCAGGCAAAAAACCGTTTAAAATCCTGCCTCCTCGTTAA
- a CDS encoding ribbon-helix-helix protein, CopG family — protein sequence MDAQLTVRLPQPLQRRLSQYANKLRLKRSDVIRLALEEFLSNAEEEQERPFVRVRSLIGEMESGIPDLGAEHRKHLVARFRRG from the coding sequence ATGGATGCACAATTGACAGTACGATTGCCCCAACCGTTACAACGCAGACTCTCCCAGTACGCGAACAAGCTTCGACTGAAGCGTTCCGATGTGATCCGGCTTGCTCTGGAGGAATTCCTTTCTAACGCTGAAGAAGAGCAAGAGCGTCCATTTGTGCGAGTGAGAAGCCTCATCGGCGAGATGGAAAGCGGAATTCCCGATCTTGGCGCCGAGCACAGAAAGCATCTTGTAGCCAGATTTAGGCGTGGGTAG